From a region of the Azospirillum formosense genome:
- a CDS encoding flagellar hook assembly protein FlgD produces MATTNTDYGSSWNLNQTKTKTDTTKTTKTADEQKLDTAVKGLGDNFEHFLKLLTTQMQNQDPLKPMDTNDMTKQLVDFANVEQNIGTNSRLDKLLKLQNASTNSTNLAYLGRTVTFEGDSFDYTQGMTAAPLAYELEKSAKSVRVDILDSKNRVVRSMTGETAAGIKHVVNWDFKDDGGNAVQPGQYRLNIAPVSEKKDDIIKATPFTFGTVSGIGSNKDGETVVSVGSVEVPLSKLSKVF; encoded by the coding sequence ATGGCCACCACCAACACCGATTACGGCAGCAGCTGGAACCTGAACCAGACCAAGACGAAGACGGACACCACCAAGACCACGAAGACCGCCGACGAGCAGAAGCTCGACACCGCGGTGAAGGGGTTGGGCGACAACTTCGAGCATTTCCTGAAGCTGCTGACCACGCAGATGCAGAACCAGGACCCGCTGAAGCCCATGGACACGAACGACATGACCAAGCAGCTGGTCGATTTCGCGAACGTGGAGCAGAACATCGGCACCAACAGCCGGCTGGACAAGCTGCTGAAGCTGCAGAACGCCTCGACCAACTCGACCAACCTCGCCTATCTGGGCCGCACCGTCACCTTCGAGGGCGACAGCTTCGACTACACCCAGGGCATGACGGCGGCCCCGCTGGCCTATGAGTTGGAGAAGTCGGCCAAGTCGGTGCGCGTCGACATCCTGGACAGCAAGAACCGCGTCGTCCGGTCGATGACCGGCGAGACCGCCGCCGGCATCAAGCATGTCGTGAACTGGGACTTCAAGGACGACGGCGGCAACGCCGTCCAGCCGGGCCAGTACCGCCTGAACATCGCGCCGGTGTCCGAGAAGAAGGACGACATCATCAAGGCGACCCCCTTCACCTTCGGCACGGTCAGCGGCATCGGGTCCAACAAGGACGGCGAGACGGTGGTGTCCGTGGGCAGCGTCGAGGTGCCGCTGTCCAAACTCAGCAAGGTGTTCTGA
- the rpmE gene encoding 50S ribosomal protein L31 produces MKTDIHPDYHEINVVMTDGSTFKTRSTMGKPGDTLRLDIDPKSHPAWTGVQKLLDTGGQIAKFNKRFASFGLKK; encoded by the coding sequence ATGAAGACTGATATCCATCCCGACTACCACGAGATCAACGTGGTGATGACCGACGGCAGCACGTTCAAGACCCGCTCCACGATGGGCAAGCCGGGCGATACGCTGCGCCTCGACATCGACCCGAAGTCGCACCCGGCCTGGACCGGCGTGCAGAAGCTGCTGGACACGGGCGGCCAGATCGCCAAGTTCAACAAGCGCTTCGCGAGCTTCGGCCTGAAGAAGTAA
- a CDS encoding class I SAM-dependent methyltransferase, giving the protein MQGWTEGYVGGIGYIHAFYRELSPALLSFALTLRGWRPPMDLAGPFACAEIGCGHGVSSAVLAGCHPDARFEAVDFNPGHIAGAQRLAAEAGLGNAAFLEESFANYAQGGTKDLDIVTLHGVWSWVSAENRAILVDLLKRRLKPGGLVFVSYNALPGTLAYMPLRRVLVEHCADRTGPLPERIEEAVAFASRLTALNAGWFAQADAVPARLDSLKRKSPNYIAHEYLNRDWTAFYHADVAGELAAAKLDFAGPAVPMEQMDELSLPPDALPLLAEARDPAYRETLRDLLTNRAFRRDLFVKGAERLTAAERRERLRATRFTLLVPPDDLPEVVLAPVGRVPLPQDLHGPLAGALAAGTPTLAELSALPALARHGEEAVLRALMILTSLALAAPALPESGQAARAVQADRFNAAILERNRRDDTLDTLASPVLGSGVAVSRLEALFLLARRNGTDPAATAWEALAADGLTLSRDGARLDGEEANMAELRARFDRFTRLRLPTLRRLGVA; this is encoded by the coding sequence ATGCAGGGCTGGACCGAGGGCTATGTGGGCGGGATCGGCTACATCCACGCCTTCTACCGGGAACTGTCGCCGGCGCTGCTGTCCTTCGCGCTGACCCTGCGCGGCTGGCGGCCCCCGATGGACCTCGCCGGGCCCTTCGCCTGCGCGGAGATCGGCTGCGGCCATGGGGTGAGCAGCGCCGTCCTGGCCGGCTGCCACCCCGACGCCCGGTTCGAGGCGGTGGACTTCAACCCCGGCCACATCGCCGGCGCCCAGCGCCTCGCCGCCGAGGCCGGGCTGGGCAACGCCGCCTTCCTGGAAGAGAGCTTCGCCAATTACGCCCAAGGCGGGACCAAGGACCTGGACATCGTGACCCTGCACGGCGTCTGGTCCTGGGTCAGCGCGGAGAACCGGGCGATCTTGGTGGACCTGCTGAAGCGGCGGTTGAAGCCCGGCGGGCTGGTCTTCGTCAGCTACAACGCCCTGCCCGGCACGCTCGCCTACATGCCGCTGCGCCGCGTGCTGGTCGAGCATTGCGCCGACCGCACCGGGCCACTGCCGGAGCGGATCGAGGAGGCCGTGGCCTTCGCCAGTCGCTTGACCGCCCTGAACGCCGGCTGGTTCGCCCAGGCCGACGCGGTGCCGGCGCGGCTGGACTCGCTGAAGCGCAAGTCGCCCAACTACATCGCCCATGAATATCTGAACCGCGACTGGACCGCCTTCTACCACGCCGACGTGGCGGGGGAACTGGCGGCGGCCAAGCTGGACTTCGCCGGCCCCGCCGTCCCGATGGAGCAGATGGACGAGCTGTCCCTGCCGCCGGACGCCCTGCCCCTGCTGGCCGAGGCGCGCGACCCGGCCTACCGCGAGACCTTGCGCGACCTGCTGACCAACCGCGCCTTCCGCCGCGACCTGTTCGTGAAGGGGGCGGAACGGCTGACCGCGGCGGAGCGGCGGGAGCGGCTGCGCGCCACCCGCTTCACCCTCCTGGTGCCGCCCGACGACCTGCCGGAGGTGGTTCTGGCCCCGGTCGGGCGCGTGCCCCTGCCCCAGGACCTGCACGGCCCGCTGGCCGGGGCGCTGGCCGCCGGCACACCGACTCTGGCCGAGCTGTCCGCCCTCCCCGCCCTGGCCCGCCACGGCGAGGAGGCGGTGCTGCGCGCCCTGATGATCCTGACCAGCCTCGCGCTGGCGGCGCCCGCGCTGCCCGAGTCCGGTCAGGCGGCGCGCGCGGTGCAGGCCGACCGGTTCAACGCCGCCATCCTGGAACGCAACCGCCGCGACGACACGCTGGACACGCTGGCGTCGCCGGTCCTCGGCTCCGGCGTCGCGGTCTCGCGGCTGGAGGCGCTGTTCCTGCTGGCCCGGCGCAACGGCACCGACCCGGCGGCGACCGCCTGGGAGGCGCTGGCGGCGGACGGGCTGACGCTGTCGCGGGACGGCGCGCGGCTCGACGGGGAGGAGGCGAACATGGCGGAGCTGCGCGCCCGGTTCGACCGCTTCACCCGCCTGCGGCTGCCGACTCTCCGCCGCCTCGGCGTGGCGTGA
- a CDS encoding flagellar basal-body protein — protein MDKVDVRFPQPSKAPAANLPKNAEERAVALVELMNRLSAHLARETEAVMRHCTSAELARLGREKQPMMLVYEEVSRLLRVDREGMAALPDETKAALREATRGLYEASAANADALRRNSAAQKILVDTVVGAINRARQTTTPAYGTAPVPPRATYVTPSHGPSTSATLNTRL, from the coding sequence ATGGATAAGGTCGACGTCCGTTTCCCGCAGCCGTCCAAGGCGCCCGCCGCCAATCTGCCCAAGAACGCCGAGGAGCGCGCCGTCGCCCTGGTCGAGCTGATGAACCGGCTGAGCGCGCATCTGGCGCGCGAGACCGAGGCGGTGATGCGCCACTGCACGAGCGCCGAACTGGCCCGGCTGGGACGTGAGAAGCAGCCGATGATGCTGGTCTATGAAGAGGTGTCGCGCCTGCTGCGCGTGGACCGCGAGGGCATGGCCGCCCTGCCCGACGAGACCAAGGCCGCGCTGCGCGAGGCGACGCGCGGGCTGTACGAGGCGTCCGCCGCCAACGCCGACGCGCTCCGCCGCAACAGCGCGGCGCAGAAGATCCTGGTGGACACCGTGGTCGGCGCCATCAACCGCGCCCGCCAGACCACCACCCCCGCCTACGGCACCGCCCCGGTTCCGCCCCGCGCGACCTACGTCACGCCGAGCCACGGGCCGTCCACCTCGGCCACGCTGAACACCCGGCTCTGA
- a CDS encoding flagellar hook-length control protein FliK → MAIQTTVAPSAFESLVRGQTPSGQNTAPRSDKFATMMDRLISEAATRKRDQVQAETMAQERRSAAASAADQAAADRTAANRAAANRAADQKAAERSPPPRPDPIRAEPAKPRQTSDAATQAATQADARAARKDEAQRTAERTESRASDAAKAGEAAHATRTERRDAGAAAHAAAKDAKAANAKAALDDSAKPAPTSVGSGGTPPADTAAKLLPDETNDGTGEGGAQDGTGDQAAEDGTGEAVILDLTVTVTETTVELVTADRSTVLTDREAALALAVAPVAIGRPDGEAEETTDDGTLGAVAETAPSDAPVPDGEKAPLAGDPAAEAALAAALAAATPHPDGKAKAAPDESVKAAAAAKPVAEAPATLADAAAAPAVPPGGPQAETPAPHAEAKDAAKDKPAAAADALSAGALPIADLPNDDDAPLPQSLTDLAGAKAKAATRTGADGDAGANAGNRGNPDPNGNPASLAQPPAPQAPLADPAKPAGQSAFLNAAAAAAADAPPPADGAPQATTPTHAVFAGIDGAHTASGVETGLTTAQLRPSRGSAGLPMGVQEQVAVHISRNVSDGNDQFTINLRPAELGRIDIKLEIGQDGRVTASVAVEKAQTLELLQRDSRNLERALQDAGLKADSNSLNFSLRGEGGQSFQESGRQGGSGRRGRGFGGGPGEVEDAQTAYTLTVAPGRVDIQA, encoded by the coding sequence ATGGCCATCCAAACGACCGTCGCGCCCTCCGCGTTCGAAAGCCTGGTCCGGGGCCAGACCCCTTCCGGCCAGAACACGGCCCCGCGAAGCGACAAGTTCGCCACCATGATGGACCGGCTGATCAGCGAGGCCGCGACCCGCAAGCGCGATCAGGTCCAGGCGGAGACGATGGCCCAGGAGCGCCGCAGCGCCGCGGCGAGCGCCGCCGACCAGGCCGCCGCCGATCGGACCGCCGCCAATCGGGCCGCCGCCAACCGGGCCGCCGATCAAAAGGCCGCGGAGCGCAGCCCCCCTCCCCGCCCCGACCCGATCCGCGCGGAACCCGCCAAGCCGCGCCAGACCTCCGACGCCGCCACCCAGGCCGCCACCCAGGCCGACGCCCGGGCCGCCCGCAAGGACGAGGCCCAGCGCACCGCCGAGCGCACGGAGTCCCGGGCGTCCGACGCGGCCAAGGCCGGCGAGGCCGCCCACGCGACTCGCACCGAACGGAGGGACGCCGGCGCCGCGGCTCACGCCGCAGCCAAGGACGCGAAGGCCGCGAACGCCAAGGCGGCGCTCGATGATTCCGCCAAGCCGGCGCCCACCAGCGTCGGCTCCGGCGGCACCCCTCCCGCCGACACGGCCGCGAAGCTCCTGCCGGACGAGACCAACGACGGGACGGGCGAGGGCGGCGCGCAGGACGGAACCGGCGATCAGGCCGCCGAAGACGGGACCGGCGAGGCCGTGATCCTCGACCTGACCGTCACGGTGACCGAAACCACCGTGGAGCTGGTCACCGCCGACCGGTCCACCGTCCTGACCGACCGCGAGGCCGCCCTGGCGCTGGCCGTCGCCCCGGTGGCCATCGGGCGGCCGGACGGCGAAGCCGAGGAGACGACGGACGACGGCACGCTCGGGGCCGTGGCCGAGACGGCTCCCTCCGACGCTCCGGTTCCGGATGGCGAGAAGGCCCCTCTGGCCGGTGACCCCGCCGCCGAGGCCGCTTTGGCCGCCGCCCTGGCCGCCGCCACCCCTCATCCCGACGGCAAGGCCAAGGCCGCCCCCGACGAGTCCGTGAAGGCCGCTGCCGCGGCCAAGCCGGTTGCTGAGGCGCCTGCAACGCTGGCGGACGCGGCAGCGGCCCCGGCTGTCCCGCCGGGCGGCCCGCAGGCCGAGACGCCGGCGCCCCACGCCGAGGCGAAGGACGCCGCCAAGGACAAGCCGGCGGCGGCCGCCGACGCGCTGTCCGCCGGCGCCCTGCCCATCGCCGACCTGCCGAACGACGACGACGCGCCGCTGCCGCAATCCCTGACCGATCTCGCCGGGGCGAAGGCCAAGGCTGCGACCCGGACCGGGGCGGACGGCGATGCCGGCGCCAACGCCGGCAACCGCGGCAACCCGGACCCGAACGGCAACCCCGCGTCCCTGGCCCAGCCGCCGGCGCCGCAGGCACCGCTTGCCGACCCGGCAAAGCCTGCCGGGCAAAGCGCGTTCCTGAACGCCGCCGCCGCGGCCGCCGCGGACGCGCCGCCGCCCGCCGACGGCGCCCCGCAAGCCACCACCCCGACTCACGCGGTTTTCGCCGGAATCGACGGCGCGCACACGGCGAGCGGCGTGGAGACGGGGCTGACCACCGCCCAGCTCCGCCCGTCCCGCGGGTCCGCCGGCCTGCCGATGGGCGTGCAGGAGCAGGTGGCGGTCCACATCAGCCGGAACGTGTCGGACGGCAACGACCAGTTCACCATCAACCTGCGTCCCGCCGAGCTGGGCCGCATCGACATCAAGCTGGAGATCGGCCAGGACGGGCGGGTCACCGCATCCGTCGCCGTGGAAAAGGCCCAGACCCTGGAACTTCTGCAGCGCGACAGCCGCAATCTGGAACGCGCCTTGCAAGACGCCGGGCTGAAGGCGGACAGCAACAGCCTCAACTTCAGCCTGCGCGGCGAAGGCGGCCAGTCGTTCCAGGAATCGGGACGGCAGGGCGGCTCGGGCCGGCGGGGTCGCGGCTTCGGCGGCGGTCCGGGCGAGGTGGAGGACGCGCAGACCGCCTACACACTGACCGTGGCCCCGGGCCGCGTCGACATCCAAGCCTGA
- a CDS encoding DUF2243 domain-containing protein, with protein sequence MPTDTTHRSSPAPATARNPRAGLPWAGYLLGFALGGFFDGILLHQVLQWHHLLSAVDSAAVRDIRVQILADGLFHAAMYVVAAGGLWLLWRNRRRFAEAGADRLLAANALIGFGVWHILDGVLSHWILGIHRIRMDSANPLLWDLLWFVVFGVAVAAAGWRLRRGGGAGGGGRVAPVALTVAVLVAGPVAALPPPGVTTVMVLFQPGTTATDVFAAVAAVDGRTVWQDPSGQLWAIDLGAGGNPTALYRHGALLVSNTLLPTGCLDWFRT encoded by the coding sequence ATGCCCACAGACACGACACATCGTTCTTCACCGGCGCCGGCCACGGCAAGGAATCCCAGGGCGGGGCTTCCCTGGGCGGGATACCTGCTGGGCTTCGCGCTGGGCGGCTTCTTCGACGGAATTCTGCTGCATCAGGTGCTGCAGTGGCATCACCTGCTGTCGGCGGTCGACTCCGCCGCCGTGCGGGACATCCGCGTCCAGATCCTGGCGGACGGCCTGTTCCACGCCGCGATGTACGTCGTCGCGGCGGGCGGCCTGTGGCTGCTCTGGCGGAACCGGCGCCGTTTCGCCGAAGCGGGGGCGGATCGTCTCCTGGCCGCCAACGCGCTGATCGGCTTCGGCGTCTGGCACATCCTCGACGGCGTCCTGTCGCACTGGATTCTCGGCATCCACCGCATCCGCATGGATTCGGCGAACCCGCTGCTGTGGGACCTGCTGTGGTTCGTCGTCTTCGGAGTCGCCGTCGCCGCGGCGGGCTGGCGGCTGCGGCGCGGTGGGGGAGCGGGCGGCGGTGGCCGCGTCGCGCCGGTTGCCCTGACCGTGGCGGTGCTGGTCGCCGGGCCGGTCGCCGCCTTGCCGCCGCCCGGCGTGACCACAGTGATGGTGCTGTTCCAGCCCGGCACGACGGCGACGGACGTCTTTGCCGCGGTGGCGGCGGTGGACGGGCGGACGGTCTGGCAGGACCCCTCCGGCCAGCTCTGGGCCATCGACCTGGGCGCGGGCGGCAACCCGACCGCGCTCTACCGGCACGGCGCCCTGCTGGTCAGCAACACGTTGCTGCCGACCGGTTGCCTCGACTGGTTCCGGACCTGA
- a CDS encoding DUF1153 domain-containing protein — MSDDGSSGASVIGPAGRPMTENDLPPPDTKRWVMRRKAEVVAGVRSGLISLEEACRRYTLSVEEFLSWQRLIDSHGMRGLRATRLQDYRGNQPPPSVRGRMASTAAE; from the coding sequence ATGAGCGACGATGGCTCCAGTGGAGCGTCGGTCATCGGTCCAGCAGGACGGCCGATGACAGAAAATGATCTTCCCCCTCCGGACACCAAGCGCTGGGTGATGCGGCGCAAGGCGGAGGTTGTGGCCGGCGTGCGTTCGGGGCTGATCAGCCTTGAGGAAGCGTGCCGCCGCTACACCCTGTCCGTGGAGGAGTTCCTGTCCTGGCAGCGGCTGATCGACAGCCACGGCATGCGGGGCCTGCGGGCCACGCGGCTGCAGGATTATCGCGGAAACCAGCCGCCGCCGTCCGTGCGCGGCCGCATGGCCAGCACCGCCGCCGAATAA
- a CDS encoding rod-binding protein produces MDTTLSLPGLPPPRLPAAAERAQNGAASGAQAGVRTAVRTDLVDPKSAESKVDPAIRAKLRQSANEFESVFVSQMLGHMFDGIEVDQTFGGGHAEEMFRSMLTNEYGKQVSRSGGFGIADQVYRELLRAQEGNHG; encoded by the coding sequence ATGGATACGACGCTTTCCCTTCCCGGCCTCCCGCCCCCGCGCCTGCCCGCGGCCGCCGAGCGCGCCCAGAACGGCGCGGCGTCCGGCGCCCAGGCGGGCGTCCGGACGGCGGTGCGGACCGATCTGGTCGATCCCAAAAGCGCGGAGAGCAAGGTGGACCCGGCGATCCGCGCCAAGCTCCGCCAATCCGCGAACGAGTTCGAGAGCGTCTTCGTCTCCCAGATGCTGGGCCACATGTTCGACGGGATCGAGGTGGACCAGACCTTCGGCGGCGGCCATGCCGAGGAGATGTTCCGCTCCATGCTGACCAACGAGTACGGCAAGCAGGTGTCCCGCAGCGGCGGGTTCGGCATCGCCGATCAGGTTTACCGCGAGCTTCTGCGCGCACAGGAGGGCAACCATGGATAA
- a CDS encoding ABC transporter transmembrane domain-containing protein, with protein sequence MSRPSSKSDPVSEATPSAAPRRRNLSPLRRLFPFLWPYRLQILGAMLALTVAAGTVLGLGQGMRVLVDQGFVAGDSALLDRALLVLLVVIVLMAASTFGRFYLVSWIGERVVADIRRAVYSHVVKLSPGFFETTKTGEILTRLTTDTEVLQTVVGSSVSIALRNTLMFVGGTVMLLVTSPKLAGLVFLGVPVVILPIIILGRRVRALSRASQDKIADLGSFVEETLGAIRTMQAYTHEAIDRSLFGGRVEDAFATARRRVTVRAIMTMIVIVLVFGSVGLILWIGGHDVLAGRLTVGQLSAFVIYSVVVAGSVGAISEVAGDLQRAAGATERLFDLLDTEPEIRAPANPRALPEPAQGALSFRDVRFHYPSRPDWAALKDFSLEIEPGETVALVGPSGSGKSTVFQLLLRFYDPQAGAVTLDGVDVRDADPVEVRRRLGLVAQDPVVFSANAWENIRYGRPDATDAEVLAAAEAAHALEFLQALPEGLDTFLGEKGVRLSGGQRQRLSIARAILRDPPVLLLDEATSALDAESERMVQDALDKLMTRRTTIIIAHRLATVLNADRIVVMEQGRVVATGRHADLVREGGLYARLAALQFDRAADEAGLVGG encoded by the coding sequence GTGTCCCGTCCTTCGTCGAAGTCCGATCCGGTGTCCGAAGCGACGCCTTCCGCCGCGCCGCGCCGCCGCAACCTGTCGCCGCTGCGCCGGCTCTTTCCCTTCCTGTGGCCGTACCGGCTGCAGATCCTGGGGGCGATGCTGGCCCTGACCGTGGCCGCCGGGACCGTTCTGGGGCTGGGGCAGGGGATGCGCGTCCTGGTGGACCAGGGCTTCGTTGCGGGCGATTCGGCGCTGCTCGACCGGGCGCTCCTGGTGCTGCTGGTGGTCATCGTGCTGATGGCCGCCTCGACCTTCGGGCGCTTCTATCTGGTGAGCTGGATCGGCGAGCGGGTGGTGGCCGACATCCGCCGGGCCGTCTACAGCCACGTGGTGAAGCTGTCCCCCGGCTTCTTCGAGACGACCAAGACCGGCGAGATCCTGACGCGCCTGACCACCGACACCGAGGTGCTGCAGACCGTGGTCGGCTCCTCCGTCTCGATCGCGCTGCGCAACACGCTGATGTTCGTCGGCGGCACGGTGATGCTGCTGGTGACCTCGCCGAAGCTGGCCGGGCTGGTGTTCCTGGGCGTTCCGGTGGTCATCCTGCCGATCATCATCCTGGGCCGGCGGGTGCGCGCCCTGTCGCGGGCCAGCCAGGACAAGATCGCCGATCTCGGCTCCTTCGTGGAGGAGACGCTGGGCGCCATCCGCACCATGCAGGCCTACACGCACGAGGCCATCGACCGCAGCCTGTTCGGCGGGCGGGTCGAGGACGCCTTCGCCACAGCCCGGCGGCGGGTGACGGTGCGCGCCATCATGACGATGATCGTCATCGTGCTGGTCTTCGGTTCGGTCGGCCTCATCCTGTGGATCGGCGGGCACGACGTGCTGGCCGGGCGGCTGACGGTGGGGCAGCTCTCGGCCTTCGTCATCTATTCGGTGGTCGTCGCCGGTTCGGTCGGCGCGATCAGCGAGGTGGCCGGCGACCTTCAGCGCGCCGCCGGCGCCACGGAGCGTCTGTTCGACCTGCTCGACACCGAGCCGGAGATCCGCGCCCCGGCCAACCCGCGCGCCCTGCCGGAACCGGCGCAGGGCGCGCTGTCCTTCCGCGACGTGCGCTTCCACTACCCGTCGCGGCCGGACTGGGCGGCGCTCAAGGACTTCTCGCTGGAGATCGAGCCGGGCGAGACGGTGGCGCTGGTCGGCCCGTCGGGCTCCGGCAAATCCACCGTGTTCCAGCTTCTGCTGCGCTTCTACGACCCGCAGGCCGGCGCGGTCACCCTGGACGGGGTGGACGTCCGCGACGCCGACCCGGTGGAGGTGCGGCGGCGGCTCGGCCTCGTCGCGCAGGACCCCGTGGTCTTCTCCGCCAACGCCTGGGAGAACATCCGCTACGGGCGCCCGGACGCCACCGATGCCGAGGTGCTCGCCGCCGCCGAGGCGGCCCACGCGCTGGAATTCCTGCAGGCCTTGCCGGAAGGGCTGGACACCTTCCTGGGCGAGAAGGGCGTGCGCCTGTCCGGCGGCCAGCGCCAGCGCCTGTCCATCGCGCGGGCCATCCTGCGCGACCCGCCGGTGCTGCTGCTCGACGAGGCGACCAGCGCGCTCGACGCGGAGAGCGAGCGCATGGTGCAGGATGCGTTGGACAAGCTGATGACCCGGCGCACCACGATCATCATTGCCCACCGCCTGGCCACCGTCCTCAACGCCGACCGGATCGTGGTGATGGAGCAGGGGCGAGTCGTCGCCACCGGGCGCCACGCCGATCTCGTCCGCGAGGGCGGCCTCTACGCCCGCCTCGCCGCGCTCCAGTTCGACCGCGCGGCGGACGAGGCCGGGCTGGTCGGCGGATAA
- a CDS encoding DUF1465 family protein, protein METPTFFNGTYDETMALLIEARNYIAYHDAVSHRALPPQVRLQISYESMRVTSRLTQVMAWLLAQKAVHAGEMTREQAASDDFALSGGDICTDPSGPDNEQLPEGLRSLLERSHRLYMRVARLDERARDAVALAG, encoded by the coding sequence ATGGAAACACCGACCTTCTTCAACGGAACTTACGACGAGACGATGGCGCTGCTGATCGAGGCGCGGAACTACATCGCCTATCACGACGCCGTCAGCCACCGGGCGCTGCCGCCCCAGGTCCGGCTTCAGATCTCGTATGAATCCATGCGGGTGACCAGCCGACTGACCCAGGTGATGGCTTGGCTGCTGGCGCAGAAGGCCGTCCACGCCGGGGAGATGACCCGCGAGCAGGCGGCGAGCGACGATTTCGCCCTGTCGGGCGGGGACATCTGCACCGATCCCTCCGGTCCCGACAACGAGCAGCTGCCGGAAGGCCTGCGCAGTCTTCTGGAGCGCAGCCACCGGCTCTACATGCGCGTCGCCCGCCTGGACGAGCGCGCCCGCGACGCGGTGGCGCTGGCCGGCTGA
- a CDS encoding MaoC family dehydratase, which produces MRYLDDLTPGDRFTGGPVTVTEEDIVAFARQFDPQPFHLDPEAARDSLFGGLAASGWHTAGLTMRMIVTGDGALAGGFVGMGVEDIRWPKPTRPGDALRIESEILEVRVSAKRADRGIARVRTTTLNQDGAIVQQMTANLLVLRRPAADPG; this is translated from the coding sequence ATGCGCTATCTCGACGATCTGACCCCCGGCGACCGCTTCACTGGCGGCCCGGTGACCGTGACGGAGGAGGACATCGTCGCCTTCGCGCGGCAGTTCGACCCGCAACCCTTCCACCTCGACCCCGAGGCGGCGCGGGACAGTCTCTTTGGTGGGCTGGCGGCCAGCGGCTGGCACACCGCCGGGCTGACCATGCGGATGATCGTCACGGGAGACGGCGCGCTGGCCGGCGGCTTCGTCGGAATGGGGGTGGAGGACATCCGCTGGCCCAAGCCCACCCGCCCCGGCGACGCGCTGCGGATCGAGAGCGAGATCCTGGAGGTCCGCGTGTCGGCCAAGCGCGCCGACCGCGGCATCGCCCGCGTGCGCACCACCACCCTCAACCAGGATGGCGCGATCGTGCAGCAGATGACCGCGAACCTGCTTGTCCTCCGCCGCCCCGCCGCCGATCCGGGGTGA
- a CDS encoding Hsp20 family protein, producing the protein MRSYDLSPLFRSTVGFDRLSRLLENAMTGDEAAASYPPYNIEKTGDDAYRITMAVAGFGPEDLEITAQQNSLVVTGKAKKEQETGQFLYRGIAGRAFERRFQLADFIKVGNANLLNGLLHIDLVREVPETMKPRTIQIGTSGTAKPALTQQAA; encoded by the coding sequence ATGCGCTCCTACGACCTTTCGCCCCTGTTCCGTTCGACCGTCGGGTTCGACCGCCTCTCGCGTCTCCTGGAGAACGCGATGACCGGCGACGAGGCCGCCGCGTCCTACCCGCCCTACAACATCGAGAAGACGGGCGACGACGCTTACCGGATCACCATGGCCGTCGCCGGCTTTGGCCCGGAGGACCTGGAGATCACCGCTCAGCAGAACTCTCTGGTGGTCACAGGGAAAGCTAAGAAGGAACAGGAGACCGGCCAATTCCTCTACCGGGGTATTGCCGGCCGCGCTTTCGAGCGCCGCTTTCAGCTTGCCGACTTCATCAAGGTGGGCAACGCCAATCTGCTGAACGGTCTGCTCCACATCGATCTGGTGCGCGAGGTGCCGGAGACGATGAAGCCGCGGACCATCCAGATCGGCACCAGCGGCACGGCGAAGCCGGCTCTGACCCAGCAGGCCGCGTAA